The genomic region GTCCGCCAGAGCAATTTCTAAATCCCGTGATAAATAATTAGCCCGATATAAAATTAAGACATCATTATAACGATAATCTTCCGTTTTAATTAAATCCTTAATTTTCCGCGCAATAAAATCACTTTCATCACTACTATTAATCCCATGATATAAAATTGGTAATTGCCCGGTTGCTTGAACAGTAAACAAATCCTTTTTAATCCGCTTTTTACTATGTTCAATCAATTTATTAGCTAAAGATAGAATATTTTGTGTTGAACGATAATTTTGGTCTAACACAATAGTTTGAGTAGGACTAAAATACTTATCAAAATTTAAAATTAAATCAATTTTTGCTCCACGTCATGAATAAATTGTTTGATCTGGATCCCCAACAACAGTAATATTATGGTTATCCCCAATTAATCATTTAATAATATCAAATTGTAATTCATTGGTATCTTGAAACTCATCAACTAAAAAATAATCAAATCGCTTTTGTCATTTTTGTAACACTTCTAAATTATTTTTAAATAACTTATGCATTAATAAAATTAAATCATTAAAGTCAACACTATTTATTTCCCGCAAACGGTTTTCATAAAGTTGATAAACGGCTGCTCACCGTTTTTCATCACCAACAGCCGTAACTTTGGCATTCATCGGACTAATAAAATCATTTTTTCAATTAGAAATAAAGTTCTTAACTTTTTTTGCTTCTTGGGCATCATATTTAATATTCAATATTTTATAAATATTACGTAAAATACTTTCTTGATCTGCCATATCAATAATATTAAACTGGCGATCATAATTTAAATGAATAATATCTTCGCGTAAAATCCGCACACATAAGGCATGATAAGTTGCAATCATACAACGTTGCCCACTATCGCCAATTAAATCAACAATTCGTTCTTTCATTTCATTCGTTGCTTTGTTAGTAAATGTCACAGCGCAAATCCGTCTTGGTTCTAAATTAGCATAGCGGATTAAATATGCAATTTTATTAATAATAACCCCAGTTTTACCAGTACCAGCTCCCGCAATAATCCGCACTGGGCCACTAATTGCTAAAACAGCTTCGCGTTGATTCGGATTTAAACTTTCAATAAATTCATTTGTCATAATATTCTGCCTCTCTCTACAAACAATTCTATTTTACCTTATAATTCATCAATTTCTTTTAAAATTTCATCCGCAATATTCCCCGGTTGGTTCTCTGTTAAATGAACATGTTTGATTTTTCTTGTAATTAATTCTTTGGGGGCTTTGGGGTGTTTTTTCACAGTGGGTTTTCTCTTCACATTAAATAAATGAAAATGTTGATCAAATAAAATTTGATGATTCGGATTTAAGACTAAACCAAAAATTAACCCCAAATATCATAAAAAATAAATGGTTGTAACGATACGAATAATAATTAATGCAATTGGATTTTTACTACTTGTTCCAAACAGATTACTTAAACTAACTTTAAAAATTAGATTTAAAGTTAAATTTGTCAGTAAAACAACAAATCATGGTAAAAAAATAATAAATAATTCACGGGTGAAAATAACCACTAATTTTAATTTCGCGGCATTCGTAACTAATTTAATTTGACAACAAAACTTTCCAACTGTCTTCCCATCTCAAAAATAAGGAATAATAACAAAATATACGAAAAAAAGTAAAAAAGTAATACTAATAATTCCTATCGGCACTCAAATTGTCTGCTTTTGATCTCAATATTTCATGGTCAAAGTTAACGTTAAAGGAATTAAACTCGCTAAAATAATATCTAAAAAACGAGCAAAAATAACCCGCATTGGCCGGGCTAATTGATGAATTTGATAGTCGTCTTCCTCCTCTTTATTTTTTATCATCGTCACAGCTAAACCATTCTTATCAACTTTTGAATAATTTTTGTTATTTTCTAATGTTTGCATAATTTATTTTGTATTTTCCAATTTTCAATTTTTAATATATCCTTTAATATCCGCAACAATTATTTTAAAATGAGGATCTTTGATATCTTTAATATATTTATTTTTTAAAAAACTCTTATAACGACGCTCTAATTTATTCTCAGCACTATGAATAGCTTTAATTGACAATTTTTTATTCTTTTGTAAACTAACAATCTCTAAAAATGTTACTAAACAAAAACGAAGAAATACATACTCTAATTCCTCTTGATATTCCCGGTATAAGTTTAAATCACGATATAAATTAAAAATATAAATTCATTGTTTAATTAAATCAAAAACACTATAGGTAATAACGCCTAAATCATAATCAACCAAAACATCTTTAATTGCTAAAAAACCACTCGTATAAACCAAGACATTATAAATAAAGTAAGCATCAGTACGACGATAATCCAGTAAGGTTATATTTTTTTGTAAAATAAGTTTACGCCGAAAGATCTTGCTAAAAATAGTACAATCAGTATATGCTAACACTTCCTTATTTGTTTTGGGAGATAATAAAACATCACATTTATTTCAAATTTCACTTGTTTCTTTGGAATTAGAATAATGAATACGAAATTCAACCATATCAATTTTTTTATGTTCCACTTGATATGTTGCAACCTTTTTTTTTAAAACGGCGGTTGCCGTTTTATGAATTATTTGTCCTTCGTCAATAATCATGAAAAATTCCCCTTTGGAAGCAGCAATGGCGGTATTAATGCCATATGAAAAGCCTTGACTGCGCAAATTTATAATTACTTGGATTTGTTTCCCCAATTTATAGAAACATTCATTCATAAATTCTAAGAGTGGTGATTTTGATTGAAAGCCACTATCGTCAACAAGAATAATTTCATAATCATTACTGGTTTGTTCATTAATTGAAATTAAAGTCTTCATTAACTTTGTTTGATTATTTTGTGCTATGATCAGAAATGATAAAAACATGGTAATCCCCTTTCTCTTAATTCGGTACTTATAATCATTATAACATTTTAATTCCTTTTATTGTATACTGTAAAACTAAATCATAAAAAGTTAATAAAATTAAACACAACAAAAAATAAATTTTACTAATCTTAACAAACACTAATTTAATTTAAAAAAATTTTTTAAATTATTGTCTTGATGTAAAATTTTCCAAGCAAGGTCTAATTGTGGTATTTAATATATAGACTGCACCCCGTTTAGTAAGTATTAATAAAAAGGTTTACAAACTTTCATTTATTATATATTTTTCTTTTTTGGTTTGAATATCATTTATTTCATTTTTTAACATCATTAATATATTCATTATGAGATTTATAATTTTTATTATGGATTGTTCCTTTTTTAAGTAATGAATGAAAACTCTCAATAATAATGTTGTCTGCACAATGATAATTTTTACCCATTGAAATTATAATTTTGTTATCTAAACATTTACTATTATAATCTTTAGATGTATATTGATATCCGTGATCTGAATGAATTATTGTTTTATTTAGATCTTTTTTTATTTTTTTAATTTTATTAATTGCATCATTTAAATTATCAATTACAAGTTTGTTATTATTAAATTTTGATCATTTTACATCAATAATTTCTTTAGTATATCCATCAAGTATTGTTGATTGATAATGTTTTTTACCATTTCAAATTAAATAAGTTACATCAGTAAATAAAATTGAAAATCTTTCTTTAATATCATTAAAATTACGATTTACTAAATCAGGATATTTAATTATATTTTTATTTCTATTTTGTTTTATTAATATTTTTCTACGCATACGCTTTACATATTCAGCTTGAATATTATTTTCTTTCATAATTCGCAATACTTTCTTAGCATTATAAACAATGCCATAATCTTCTTTTAAATATTTGGTAATTCGACGATAACCAAATTGTTTTAAATTTTCTTCATAGACTTTTACAATATTTTTTAATGATTCGCTATCCTTACCATTACTTGAATAATTTTTATATTTATCTCAATAACTACGCTTTAAATCTGTTATATCAAGTAATAAATTTAGTGGATATTTATTAATGTTTTCTTTGATAAAAGATACAATTTTTCTTTTATTTAATTGTAAAAGTCATGAAACTTTTTTAGTAATTCATACCTAACTTTGTAATAGTTTAAATCTCTTTTTTCAAATGATTCTTTTGGACCTTTATTGGTGTTTAAAATTCCTTTCTTAAAATTTTCATACCATGAAGCAACAGTTTTTTTTATTAATTTGATATTTTTTTGCAATAAAACTTATACTATTATTTTTAACCTCTTGTACTATCATTTTTCGAAAATATGCTGTATATTTATTAAATTTTTGTCCTTTTCTTGCCATATAAAAATACACCTCCTTTAAAGTTTAGCAAAGACTTTTT from Spiroplasma endosymbiont of Polydrusus cervinus harbors:
- a CDS encoding ATP-dependent helicase → MTNEFIESLNPNQREAVLAISGPVRIIAGAGTGKTGVIINKIAYLIRYANLEPRRICAVTFTNKATNEMKERIVDLIGDSGQRCMIATYHALCVRILREDIIHLNYDRQFNIIDMADQESILRNIYKILNIKYDAQEAKKVKNFISNWKNDFISPMNAKVTAVGDEKRWAAVYQLYENRLREINSVDFNDLILLMHKLFKNNLEVLQKWQKRFDYFLVDEFQDTNELQFDIIKWLIGDNHNITVVGDPDQTIYSWRGAKIDLILNFDKYFSPTQTIVLDQNYRSTQNILSLANKLIEHSKKRIKKDLFTVQATGQLPILYHGINSSDESDFIARKIKDLIKTEDYRYNDVLILYRANYLSRDLEIALADYGVSYLIFGAFKFYERKEIKDALAFLKIIINNDPLAIERALSLTPKIGPKAIEQIMQILKEQKITFTTLLTEQFALLPVTFQHSLSKLQVAFLNALAELPTVKTVGSLLTLLLDKTGYLQRLRDNFEEEREENILELIASVTKFDNQNKNLNGVELLSKFLQLVSLQTDSDSDNLTDNAVSLMTIHNSKGLEKKVVFIVGLNEGIFPTMQAIKGGHEPLEEERRALYVAITRTKELLFLSYADGYSFVTGNERFESRFIKELNDDFYEKVNSEWLLMKVKPSPIFHNNHNDKQARTTFHLNKNVEPSFKTNRWKVDDTVNHELFGIGFVIKIIAQNVQIVFPSPFNVKIISADSQAIKKVCIL
- a CDS encoding glycosyltransferase family 2 protein — encoded protein: MFLSFLIIAQNNQTKLMKTLISINEQTSNDYEIILVDDSGFQSKSPLLEFMNECFYKLGKQIQVIINLRSQGFSYGINTAIAASKGEFFMIIDEGQIIHKTATAVLKKKVATYQVEHKKIDMVEFRIHYSNSKETSEIWNKCDVLLSPKTNKEVLAYTDCTIFSKIFRRKLILQKNITLLDYRRTDAYFIYNVLVYTSGFLAIKDVLVDYDLGVITYSVFDLIKQWIYIFNLYRDLNLYREYQEELEYVFLRFCLVTFLEIVSLQKNKKLSIKAIHSAENKLERRYKSFLKNKYIKDIKDPHFKIIVADIKGYIKNWKLENTK
- a CDS encoding RDD family protein, translating into MQTLENNKNYSKVDKNGLAVTMIKNKEEEDDYQIHQLARPMRVIFARFLDIILASLIPLTLTLTMKYWDQKQTIWVPIGIISITFLLFFVYFVIIPYFWDGKTVGKFCCQIKLVTNAAKLKLVVIFTRELFIIFLPWFVVLLTNLTLNLIFKVSLSNLFGTSSKNPIALIIIRIVTTIYFLWYLGLIFGLVLNPNHQILFDQHFHLFNVKRKPTVKKHPKAPKELITRKIKHVHLTENQPGNIADEILKEIDEL
- a CDS encoding DDE-type integrase/transposase/recombinase encodes the protein MKENNIQAEYVKRMRRKILIKQNRNKNIIKYPDLVNRNFNDIKERFSILFTDVTYLIWNGKKHYQSTILDGYTKEIIDVKWSKFNNNKLVIDNLNDAINKIKKIKKDLNKTIIHSDHGYQYTSKDYNSKCLDNKIIISMGKNYHCADNIIIESFHSLLKKGTIHNKNYKSHNEYINDVKKWNKWYSNQKRKIYNKWKFVNLFINTY